A genomic segment from Pseudomonas sp. S09G 359 encodes:
- a CDS encoding PhzF family phenazine biosynthesis protein: MPTFDFKQLDVFSDVALKGNPLAVVLGADSLSDGQMADFARWTNLSETTFLLTPRDPRADYRVRIFTTLKELPFAGHPTLGSCHAWLQAGGVPQGEEIIQECEIGLVRIRRQGEELAFIAPPLLRSGAVDAALLERVRLGLGLAPQAIVRSQWVDNGAGWLAVMLAERDQVLALQPDYSQLLGLAVGVIAPCDPQRDDVDAQFEVRAFVAGDGAQEDPATGSLNAGVAQWLLSEGLAPERYVVSQGTAMGRAGRISVERQGDEIWVGGAVAVCIEGRLQL; this comes from the coding sequence ATGCCGACTTTCGATTTCAAGCAACTGGATGTATTTAGCGACGTGGCGCTCAAGGGCAACCCGCTGGCCGTGGTCCTGGGGGCTGACAGCTTGAGTGACGGGCAGATGGCGGATTTCGCCCGCTGGACCAACCTCAGTGAAACTACGTTTTTGCTGACGCCCCGCGATCCGCGGGCTGACTACCGCGTGCGAATTTTCACCACTCTTAAGGAACTGCCCTTCGCCGGGCACCCAACCCTGGGCAGTTGCCACGCATGGTTGCAGGCAGGGGGTGTGCCACAAGGCGAAGAGATCATCCAGGAATGCGAAATCGGCTTGGTGCGCATCCGTCGCCAAGGCGAAGAGCTGGCATTTATTGCGCCGCCGTTATTGCGTTCCGGTGCGGTGGACGCAGCATTGCTGGAGCGCGTGCGCCTCGGGTTGGGTCTTGCACCGCAGGCAATCGTGCGCAGCCAGTGGGTGGACAACGGCGCCGGGTGGCTGGCGGTGATGCTGGCCGAGCGTGACCAGGTGTTGGCATTGCAGCCGGATTACTCGCAGTTGCTGGGGCTGGCGGTGGGCGTGATCGCTCCCTGCGACCCCCAGCGCGACGACGTGGATGCGCAGTTTGAGGTGCGTGCCTTTGTCGCAGGCGACGGTGCCCAGGAAGATCCGGCCACCGGCAGCTTGAACGCGGGCGTTGCGCAATGGTTGCTCAGCGAGGGGCTTGCGCCCGAGCGCTATGTGGTCAGCCAGGGCACGGCCATGGGGCGCGCGGGGCGTATCAGCGTCGAACGCCAGGGCGATGAGATCTGGGTCGGTGGCGCCGTCGCGGTGTGCATCGAAGGGCGCCTACAGCTCTAG
- a CDS encoding TerC family protein, with translation MDYLLQLAASPTAWVALATLIVMEVVLGIDNLIFISILTNKLPEQHRAKARRIGISMALVLRLGLLSTIAFIVQLTAPVFEVFGQAFSWKDMILIAGGLFLVWKATTEIHHSMDPEPEEKASVGNTVTIGFAAAIGQILLLDLVFSIDSIITAVGMTEHLPIMIIAVVTSVIVMLVAAEPLAKFINDNPTVVMLALGFLIMIGMTLIAEGFGAHVPKGYVYAAMAFSAAIECLNIARRNRHKRLLAARQ, from the coding sequence ATGGATTACCTTTTACAACTGGCCGCCAGCCCTACCGCCTGGGTGGCACTGGCCACCTTGATCGTGATGGAAGTCGTGCTGGGCATCGATAACCTTATCTTCATCTCGATCCTCACCAACAAGCTGCCCGAGCAGCACCGGGCCAAGGCGCGGCGCATCGGCATCAGCATGGCGTTGGTGTTGCGCCTGGGCCTGTTGAGTACCATCGCGTTCATCGTGCAACTGACCGCGCCGGTGTTCGAAGTGTTTGGCCAGGCGTTTTCGTGGAAGGACATGATCCTGATCGCCGGCGGCCTGTTCCTGGTGTGGAAGGCCACCACCGAAATCCATCACAGCATGGACCCGGAGCCGGAAGAGAAGGCCTCTGTGGGTAACACCGTGACCATCGGCTTTGCCGCGGCGATCGGGCAGATCCTGTTGCTTGACCTGGTGTTCTCCATCGACAGCATCATTACCGCCGTGGGCATGACCGAGCACTTGCCGATCATGATCATTGCCGTGGTGACCTCGGTGATCGTGATGCTGGTGGCGGCCGAGCCGCTGGCCAAGTTCATCAACGACAACCCGACCGTGGTGATGCTGGCCCTGGGCTTCCTGATCATGATCGGCATGACGCTGATCGCCGAAGGTTTCGGCGCCCATGTGCCTAAAGGCTACGTGTACGCGGCCATGGCCTTCTCGGCGGCGATCGAGTGCTTGAACATCGCCCGACGCAACCGCCACAAGCGTTTGCTCGCTGCCCGACAGTAA
- the sstT gene encoding serine/threonine transporter SstT, whose product MTAAPSLLQRLMRVSLVTQIVIGLIAGILLALLLPEAAKATGFIGKVFVAALKAVAPILVFVLVMASIANHKHGQETHIKPILFLYLLGTFAAAVVAVIASMWFPSSLVLATHDATVSAPGGIGEVLQSLLLSVVDNPVSALMNANFIGILAWAIGMGIAIRHAGETTRTVLDDLSNGVTLIVRMVIRFAPLGIFGLVASTLATSGFGALLGYAHLLLVLIGCMLFVALVINPAIVFWKLRRNPFPLVLLCLRESGITAFFTRSSAANIPVNLALSKRLGLHEDTYSVSIPLGATINMAGAAITITVLTLAAVHTLGIAVDLPTAVLLSVVAAICACGASGVAGGSLLLIPLACSLFGIPSEIAMQVVAVGFIIGVLQDSAETALNSSTDVLFTAAACLGKEEQPA is encoded by the coding sequence ATGACTGCTGCCCCCTCCCTGTTGCAACGACTTATGCGCGTCAGCCTGGTCACCCAAATTGTCATCGGCCTGATCGCCGGCATCCTGCTGGCCTTGCTGCTGCCCGAGGCGGCCAAGGCCACCGGGTTTATCGGCAAGGTGTTTGTCGCCGCGCTCAAGGCCGTGGCGCCGATCCTGGTATTTGTGCTGGTGATGGCGTCGATCGCCAACCACAAACACGGCCAGGAAACCCATATCAAGCCGATCCTGTTCCTGTACCTGCTGGGCACCTTCGCCGCTGCCGTGGTCGCGGTGATCGCCAGCATGTGGTTCCCGTCCTCGCTGGTACTCGCCACCCATGACGCCACCGTCAGCGCGCCCGGCGGCATCGGCGAGGTGCTGCAAAGCCTGCTGTTGAGCGTGGTGGACAACCCGGTGAGCGCACTGATGAATGCCAACTTCATCGGCATCCTGGCCTGGGCCATCGGCATGGGTATTGCGATTCGCCACGCTGGCGAAACCACCCGCACCGTGCTGGATGACCTGTCCAACGGTGTCACGTTGATCGTACGCATGGTGATCCGCTTTGCGCCGCTGGGTATTTTCGGCCTGGTGGCGTCCACCCTGGCCACTTCCGGTTTTGGCGCCCTGCTCGGCTACGCGCACCTGCTGCTGGTGCTCATCGGCTGCATGCTGTTCGTGGCACTGGTGATCAACCCGGCGATCGTGTTCTGGAAACTGCGCCGCAACCCCTTCCCGCTGGTGCTGCTGTGCCTGCGTGAGAGTGGCATCACGGCCTTCTTCACCCGCAGCTCGGCGGCGAACATTCCGGTAAACCTGGCGCTGAGCAAACGCCTGGGCCTGCATGAAGACACCTACTCGGTGTCGATCCCACTGGGCGCCACCATCAACATGGCCGGTGCCGCGATCACCATCACCGTGCTGACCTTGGCGGCCGTGCACACCCTGGGCATTGCCGTCGACCTGCCCACGGCCGTGCTGCTCAGTGTGGTCGCAGCCATCTGTGCCTGCGGTGCTTCGGGTGTGGCCGGGGGCTCGCTGCTATTGATTCCGCTGGCGTGCAGCCTGTTCGGTATTCCGAGTGAGATTGCCATGCAGGTGGTGGCCGTCGGCTTCATCATCGGTGTGTTGCAGGACTCGGCGGAAACCGCGCTCAATTCGTCCACCGATGTGCTGTTCACCGCTGCCGCGTGCCTGGGCAAGGAAGAACAGCCGGCGTAA
- the hemB gene encoding porphobilinogen synthase: MTSQFPQARPRRLRRSPELRGLFQETEFTLNDLVLPIFVEEEIDDFVPITSMPGVQRIPEKKLAGEIERYARAGIKSVMTFGVSHHLDANGSDTWKERGLVSRMSSIIKDAVPEMIVMSDTCFCEYTDHGHCGVMHGAHVDNDATLVNLGKQAVAAARAGADVIAPSAAMDGQVQAIRRALDDAGFTHIPIMAYSTKFASALYGPFREAGGSALKGDRKSYQMNPMNRREAVRESLLDEQEGADALMVKPAGAYLDIIRDIREASRLPVAAYQVSGEYAMIKFGAQAGAIDEARVVRETLGSVKRAGADLIFTYFAMDLALAGI, encoded by the coding sequence ATGACCAGCCAGTTCCCCCAAGCCCGCCCACGCCGCCTGCGCCGCTCTCCAGAGCTGCGTGGCTTGTTCCAGGAAACCGAGTTCACCCTTAACGACCTGGTGCTGCCGATTTTCGTCGAAGAAGAAATCGACGACTTCGTGCCGATCACCAGCATGCCGGGCGTGCAGCGCATCCCCGAGAAGAAGCTGGCCGGCGAGATCGAGCGTTATGCCCGTGCCGGGATCAAGTCGGTGATGACCTTTGGCGTGTCCCATCACCTGGATGCCAACGGCAGCGACACCTGGAAAGAACGCGGCCTGGTGTCGCGCATGTCCTCGATCATCAAGGACGCCGTGCCGGAAATGATCGTGATGTCCGACACCTGCTTCTGCGAATACACCGACCATGGCCATTGCGGCGTGATGCATGGCGCCCATGTCGATAACGACGCGACCCTGGTCAACCTCGGCAAACAAGCCGTGGCGGCCGCGCGCGCCGGTGCTGACGTGATCGCCCCCTCGGCGGCGATGGACGGCCAGGTCCAGGCGATCCGCCGCGCCCTGGATGACGCGGGGTTCACTCACATCCCGATCATGGCCTACTCGACCAAATTCGCCTCGGCGCTTTACGGCCCGTTCCGCGAAGCCGGTGGCAGCGCGCTCAAGGGCGACCGTAAAAGCTACCAGATGAATCCGATGAACCGCCGCGAAGCCGTGCGCGAATCGCTGCTCGATGAGCAGGAAGGCGCGGACGCCCTGATGGTCAAACCGGCCGGTGCCTACCTCGACATCATCCGCGACATCCGCGAGGCTTCGCGCCTGCCGGTGGCGGCGTACCAGGTGAGCGGCGAGTACGCGATGATCAAGTTCGGCGCCCAGGCGGGTGCCATTGATGAAGCGCGGGTGGTGCGTGAAACCTTGGGGTCGGTCAAGCGCGCGGGGGCGGATCTGATCTTCACCTACTTCGCGATGGACCTGGCATTGGCCGGTATCTGA
- a CDS encoding glutathione S-transferase N-terminal domain-containing protein — MNPIAAFPINSKWPAQHPERLQLYSLPTPNGVKVSIMLEELGLPYEAHKVSFETQDQLSPEFLSLNPNNKIPAIIDPDGPAGQPLALFESGAILIYLAEKTSQLLSEDPATRYETIQWLMFQMGGIGPMFGQLGFFNKFAGKAYEDKRPRDRYAAESRRLLEVLEKRLLGRTWIMGDEYSIADIATFPWVRNLIGFYESGDIVGIADFPNVLRALDGFVARPAVIRGLNIPS; from the coding sequence ATGAACCCAATCGCCGCCTTCCCGATCAACAGTAAATGGCCCGCCCAGCATCCGGAGCGCCTGCAACTCTACTCGCTACCCACGCCCAACGGGGTAAAGGTTTCGATCATGCTCGAGGAGTTGGGCCTGCCCTACGAGGCGCACAAGGTCAGTTTCGAGACCCAGGACCAGTTGTCCCCCGAGTTCCTGTCCCTGAACCCCAACAACAAAATCCCCGCGATCATCGACCCCGACGGCCCGGCCGGCCAGCCTTTGGCGCTGTTTGAGTCGGGTGCGATCCTGATCTACCTGGCGGAAAAAACCAGCCAGTTGCTCTCCGAAGATCCCGCGACACGTTATGAAACCATTCAGTGGCTGATGTTCCAGATGGGTGGTATTGGCCCGATGTTCGGTCAACTGGGGTTCTTCAACAAATTCGCCGGCAAGGCCTACGAGGACAAGCGCCCCCGCGACCGCTATGCCGCTGAATCCCGACGCCTGCTCGAGGTCCTGGAAAAGCGCCTGCTGGGCCGCACCTGGATCATGGGCGACGAGTACAGCATCGCGGATATCGCCACCTTCCCCTGGGTTCGCAACCTGATCGGCTTCTACGAATCCGGCGACATTGTCGGCATCGCCGACTTCCCTAACGTACTGCGCGCGCTGGACGGCTTTGTCGCCCGGCCGGCGGTGATCCGTGGCCTGAATATTCCGAGCTGA
- the nhaR gene encoding transcriptional activator NhaR, with protein MLNYRQLHYFWVVAKTGSIVRACEQLNLTPQTISGQISLLEQTYGIALFQRVGRQLELTEAGRQALPYAEQMFQTGNELEAMLRAQPNQQQIVFRVGVADVVPKSIVYRLIAPTMELSEPIRITCREDKLERLLADLAIQRLDLVISDSPMPTHLDIKGYSQKLGECGISFFATQALADRYGGDFPQCLHGAPLLIPGAETVVRSRLQRWFAEQQIQPKIIGEFDDSALMQAFGQSGSGIFIAPSVIADEVVRQYGVALIGQTDAVTESFYAISVERKVKHPGIVAITEGARRELFTALP; from the coding sequence ATGCTCAATTACCGACAACTGCACTACTTTTGGGTGGTGGCCAAGACTGGCAGCATCGTGCGCGCCTGCGAGCAACTGAACCTCACGCCCCAGACCATCAGCGGGCAAATCAGCCTGCTGGAGCAAACATATGGCATCGCATTGTTTCAGCGCGTCGGTCGCCAGTTGGAACTCACCGAAGCCGGGCGCCAGGCCCTGCCCTACGCCGAGCAGATGTTCCAGACCGGCAATGAATTGGAAGCCATGCTGCGCGCACAACCCAACCAACAGCAGATTGTGTTTCGGGTCGGGGTGGCGGATGTGGTGCCAAAGTCCATCGTGTACCGGCTGATCGCGCCGACCATGGAACTGAGCGAGCCGATCCGCATCACCTGTCGTGAAGACAAACTCGAGCGTTTACTGGCCGACCTGGCGATCCAGCGCCTGGACCTGGTGATTTCCGACAGCCCCATGCCTACGCACCTGGACATCAAGGGCTACAGCCAGAAGTTGGGGGAATGTGGCATCAGCTTTTTCGCCACCCAGGCATTGGCCGACCGGTACGGTGGTGATTTCCCACAGTGCCTGCATGGCGCGCCCCTGTTGATCCCAGGTGCCGAAACCGTGGTGCGCAGCCGCCTGCAGCGTTGGTTCGCCGAGCAGCAGATCCAGCCCAAAATTATCGGTGAGTTCGACGACAGCGCCTTGATGCAGGCATTCGGACAATCCGGCAGCGGGATCTTCATCGCCCCCAGCGTGATCGCCGATGAGGTGGTGCGCCAGTACGGTGTGGCGCTGATCGGCCAGACCGATGCGGTCACCGAGTCGTTCTACGCGATCTCGGTGGAGCGCAAGGTCAAGCACCCCGGCATCGTGGCGATTACCGAAGGTGCTCGACGGGAGTTGTTTACCGCCCTGCCCTGA
- a CDS encoding MFS transporter, with the protein MLFPILLLSAAGFTVLTTEFVIVGLLPSIARDLNVSVPQAGLLVTLFAFTVAAFGPFLTAYFARFPRKRLFISILILFGVANTVAALAPNIWVMAFARLIPALGLPVFWALASETAVDIVGPEYAGRAIEKIGFGIVCATVFGIPVGTLISDMFGWRSAFAILAVVALAKAVLLFIYLPVTQPKNDQVTLRSQFKILRNPLMQGHILLSILVFSGMFTAYTYLADILERLAGFDGTLVGWCLMGFGAVGLIGNSLGGRAVDRHPLIASMLFCGFMIAGMVALVPAIHSTVGLAAAMAVWGVTQAAMFLVSHVRLMKAAPHAPAFAASLNIAGANLGIGLGALVGGHVIDTLGLGSLGFAASGFILASILLALWLMTARQPVASST; encoded by the coding sequence ATGCTGTTTCCCATCCTGCTGCTGTCGGCCGCCGGTTTTACCGTGCTGACCACGGAATTCGTTATTGTCGGGCTGTTGCCATCCATCGCCCGGGACCTGAACGTCAGCGTGCCCCAGGCCGGGCTGCTGGTGACGCTGTTCGCGTTTACCGTGGCCGCCTTCGGGCCCTTTCTTACGGCGTACTTCGCCCGTTTCCCACGCAAGCGCCTGTTTATCAGCATCCTGATCCTGTTCGGTGTGGCCAATACCGTGGCGGCCCTGGCGCCGAATATCTGGGTGATGGCCTTCGCACGGTTGATCCCGGCCCTGGGCCTGCCGGTGTTCTGGGCCCTGGCCAGTGAAACGGCGGTAGACATCGTCGGCCCCGAATACGCCGGGCGTGCGATTGAAAAAATCGGCTTCGGCATCGTGTGTGCCACGGTGTTCGGCATCCCGGTGGGTACGTTGATTTCCGATATGTTCGGCTGGCGCAGCGCGTTTGCCATCCTTGCCGTGGTGGCGCTGGCCAAGGCCGTGCTGCTGTTTATCTACCTGCCGGTGACCCAACCGAAGAACGATCAGGTAACCCTGCGCTCGCAGTTCAAGATCCTGCGCAACCCGCTGATGCAGGGGCATATCCTGCTGTCGATCCTGGTGTTCAGCGGCATGTTCACCGCCTACACCTACCTGGCGGACATCCTTGAACGCCTGGCCGGCTTTGACGGCACCCTGGTGGGCTGGTGCTTGATGGGCTTTGGCGCGGTGGGCTTGATCGGCAACTCCCTGGGCGGGCGCGCGGTGGACCGCCACCCGTTGATCGCGTCCATGCTGTTCTGCGGCTTCATGATCGCGGGCATGGTCGCGCTGGTGCCGGCGATTCACTCCACCGTCGGCCTGGCGGCGGCGATGGCCGTGTGGGGTGTGACCCAGGCGGCGATGTTCCTGGTCAGCCATGTACGGCTGATGAAAGCCGCGCCCCATGCGCCGGCGTTTGCGGCGTCGCTGAATATTGCCGGGGCCAACCTGGGGATCGGCCTGGGCGCGCTGGTTGGCGGGCATGTGATCGACACGTTGGGCCTGGGCAGCCTGGGTTTTGCGGCGTCCGGGTTTATCCTGGCGTCGATCCTGCTGGCGCTGTGGTTGATGACCGCCAGGCAGCCGGTCGCGTCCAGCACCTGA
- a CDS encoding histidine phosphatase family protein: protein MTIKPLCLARRLKRYSYIMLPLLLVGGAIGLTLESRTSRAEQVDGVQTLVFLRHGEKPLGGLGQLNCQGLNRAMNLATVLPEKFGKANFVFAANPTRNVEEGELDNSYSYIRPLMTISPSAIKLGLPVNIKFSANDTSALADELVEDKYHNSIIYTAWSHGYLPELINKVASEASGEKHTITDDWSGSDYDTLYVLTLTWHNGKASLLSRNYKQGLNNGDETCPEPTQVSADS from the coding sequence ATGACCATCAAGCCTCTGTGCCTTGCGCGGCGCCTGAAACGCTATTCATACATCATGTTGCCGCTTTTGCTGGTTGGCGGCGCGATCGGATTGACCCTGGAATCACGCACCAGCCGTGCCGAGCAAGTGGACGGCGTGCAAACCCTGGTGTTCCTGCGTCACGGTGAGAAACCCCTCGGCGGCCTGGGCCAGCTCAATTGCCAGGGCCTAAACCGTGCCATGAACCTGGCCACGGTATTGCCGGAAAAATTCGGCAAGGCCAACTTCGTCTTCGCCGCCAACCCGACGCGCAATGTCGAGGAAGGCGAGCTGGACAATTCCTACAGCTACATTCGACCCCTGATGACCATCAGCCCCAGCGCCATCAAGCTCGGCCTGCCGGTGAACATCAAATTCTCGGCGAATGACACCAGCGCCCTCGCCGACGAGCTGGTCGAGGACAAATACCACAACTCCATCATCTACACCGCCTGGTCCCACGGCTACCTGCCGGAGTTGATCAACAAGGTGGCCAGTGAAGCCTCGGGCGAGAAACACACCATCACCGACGACTGGTCGGGCAGCGACTACGACACGCTGTATGTATTGACCCTGACCTGGCACAACGGCAAGGCCTCGCTGCTGAGCCGCAACTACAAGCAGGGCCTCAACAACGGCGACGAAACCTGCCCGGAACCTACCCAGGTGAGTGCCGACAGCTAA